Proteins found in one Haloferax litoreum genomic segment:
- a CDS encoding type 1 glutamine amidotransferase domain-containing protein encodes MTSALFIVSEHGYWGEECIEPLTTLSDAGVDITVATPTGGVPVVDERSVDPENVGEELAEHVMEVHENDERLQNPEKLAQVDAREYDAVVFPGGHGTEWDVNQDRHARQALLQAVAGGESKALVVCHAVGILAFTREADGSFLVDGRNVTGFPNEWEEGIVDDDDLMPDGRKLPYWVEDEVKAAGGVWDAELDADTSVTVDGDLITARGPGSSAAGAQTLLDELDEL; translated from the coding sequence ATGACGTCAGCACTCTTTATCGTAAGCGAGCATGGCTACTGGGGCGAGGAGTGTATCGAACCACTGACCACGCTGAGCGACGCTGGTGTCGATATCACCGTCGCCACACCGACTGGCGGCGTCCCCGTCGTCGACGAACGCTCCGTCGACCCAGAGAACGTCGGCGAAGAACTCGCCGAACACGTGATGGAGGTTCACGAGAACGACGAACGTCTCCAGAACCCCGAGAAACTCGCACAGGTCGACGCCCGCGAATACGACGCCGTCGTCTTCCCCGGCGGGCACGGGACCGAGTGGGACGTCAATCAGGACCGCCACGCCCGACAGGCACTCTTGCAGGCCGTCGCCGGTGGCGAGAGCAAGGCCCTCGTCGTCTGCCACGCCGTCGGCATCCTCGCGTTCACCCGCGAGGCGGACGGGTCGTTCCTCGTCGACGGGCGCAACGTCACCGGGTTCCCGAACGAGTGGGAAGAAGGAATCGTCGACGACGACGACCTGATGCCCGACGGCCGGAAGTTGCCCTACTGGGTCGAAGACGAAGTGAAGGCCGCCGGTGGCGTCTGGGACGCCGAACTCGACGCCGACACAAGTGTGACTGTCGATGGTGACCTCATCACGGCGCGCGGTCCGGGGTCGTCGGCAGCAGGGGCGCAGACGCTCCTCGACGAACTGGACGAACTGTAA